Sequence from the Flavobacterium sp. J372 genome:
TGAGTACAGCACGCCCGTAACCGCACCCGAGGCCCCTATAGCCCTGTAATTATAATCATTTTTATGGAAGTACAATGTCAGGAGGCTTCCGCAGAAAAGGCTTGCCAGATAGATAAGCACGAATGGGAGCATACCCATGTAAACGATTACCACAGGCGCGAAAAAATACAGCGTAAGCATATTAAATACCAAATGCATCACATCTGCATGCAGAAAAGCCGATGTAAACATGCGGTACTGCTCACCTGCCCTTATACTTCCTATGTGAAATTCATATTTCCTGAAAAACGAAATGTCATTAAAACCTTTGTAGCTTACCAGCGCATTGGCGCCAATAATGAGAAACATTACTATGTTATTATCCATTACTCAATTTTGATGTGTAAATTTAGGCATAACCCGCCATATCCTAAAAAATAGTTTGTTTGCAATTATAAAGTATATTTGTAAAAAATAGTTAATGCACTACCTGGCGTTTATCATTATTTACCCCATCCTGCTTTTCATCTCGATACTGCCTTTCAGGGTACTGTATTTTTTTTCTGACCTGGCTTATGTTTTAGTATACTATATCATTGGTTATAGGAAAAGCACCGTTCGGCTTAACCTCAAGCTAACACTACCGCACCTGTCTGGCCGCGATCGCCTGAAAATCGAGAAAAAGTTTTACCATCACTTCTGTGACACGTTTGTGGAAATGATAAAGACCATGACCATAAGTGATAGGGAGATAAACAAACGCTTTAAGCTGGAAAATATGGAACTTGTAACAGAGTTTGAGAAAAAAGGCAAGAGTGTGGTACTCATCTGCGCGCATTACGGGAGCTATGAATGGCTGTTGGTTATGAACCGTTTCCTGACTACGCACAAGGGTTTTGGCATTTATAAAAGAATCAATAATAAATACTTTGATAAACTGGTAAGAGATATCCGCGGAAAGTTTGACGCTGAGCTTATTGATACTAAAGAGACCATACCGGTAATGAAAGACAATCAGCGAAAGGGTATTCTTGGGTACTATGGCTTCATCAGCGACCAGTCTCCCAAAATACACCGTGTGCCCTATTGGGGCCAATTTTTCGGGATGGAAGTACCGGTACACGCCGGGGCTGAAATGCTCGCAAAAAAGCTGGATATGAATGTAATGTTCGTGAAAGGAAAAAAAGCAAGACGCGGCTATTACAGCGCTGAGTTTATTCCGTTTGAAGGTACACCGAAAGACACACCGCTATACGAAATTACAGACCGTTTCCTGAGGCTTCTGGAAGAACAGATACGCGAAGTGCCGGAATACTATTTATGGACACACAAGCGCTTTAAACATCGCCGCAACGACCCGCCTGCTACAAACGGAACCACTGCTTAACCATACTATCCTCAACCGGGCGCGCTGCATTATGCACAAACTCATTACTCGCCGGGTTATACTGGTAATCCTTTGCCCAATCAGGGTGGTTTTCAGCCAATTGTTTTATGCTTTTACAAACATATTGTATCTCGGCATTTGTTGTGGTCGGGTGAATTGACATACGTATCCATCCCGGTTTTTCTTTCAGGTCACCGCAGCTTATTTTCTCGGTAAGGTAATTGGACTGCTCCTCATCTACGTGCAGCAAGTAGTGCCCGTAAGTACCGGCACAGCTGCACCCGCCGCGTGTTTGTATACCAAAACGGTCATTAAGCAGCTTTACGCCAAGGTTAAAATGCAGGCCGTCAATGTAAAATGAAATTACGCCTAGCCTGTTTTTGTGCTGGGGTGCCAGGAGTGTAAGATTAGCAACCTGCTCAAGTTGGGCAAAAGCATAGTCAATGAGTTCCTTTTCCCGCTGAAGTATTTTCTCCACGCCCATCTGCTCTTTCAGCTTTATGGCCAGTGCAGTTTTTATGACTTGCAAAAAGCCCGGAGTACCGCCATCTTCGCGCTCTTCAATATCGTCAAAGTATTTATGGCCGCCCCATGGGTTTGTCCATTTTACAGTGCCTCCTCCGGGATGGTCGGGTACCGTATTACTATAAAGTTTTTTATTGAAGATAAGCACACCGCTTGTACCGGGGCCGCCAAGAAATTTGTGCGGTGAAAAGAAGATGGCATCGAGCCACGCCTCACTGTCGGCCGGATGCATATCTATGTGTACATATGGCGCAGAGCAGGCAAAATCTACAAAGCAAAGGCCATTGTTCCGGTGCATCAGTTTTGCAACTTCATAGTATGGCGTTTTTATACCGGTTACATTGCTGCATGCTGTTATAGAAGCAATCTTAAGCGGATGATCTTTATACTTTGCAAGCAACGCTGCAAAACTGTCAAGGCACAGCAAACCTTCAGGGCATGCCGGTATGATTTCTACTCTGGCAATAGTTTCGAGCCATGATGTCTGGTTGCTGTGGTGCTCCATGTGCGACACAAACACTACCGGCCTTGCCTCGTCAGGAATATTGGTATAGCCCCTTAACTGTTCAGGCACTTTTAGCCCAAGTATACGCTGAAATTTATTGATGACTCCTGTCATGCCTGTACCATATGTAATCAATACATCATCAGGGCCGGCATTTACGTGGTGCTTTATAATGTGCCTGGCCTCATGGTAAGCGTTAGTCATTGCCGTACCGCTTACCGTGGTTTCGGTATGGGTGTTGGCAACATAAGGGCCGAATTCATTTATGATCTTCTCTTCAATTGGGCGGTAAAGCCTTCCACTGGCAGTCCAGTCAGTATAAACCATGCGCTGCATGCCGAACGGCGATGGAAACTCCTGCCCTATACCAATAATATTTTTTCGGAAAGGAAGAAAATATTGTTCCAGTTCTGTACCAATCATTGTTTGTTCTGAAGTCAGCATTGCATTAAGCCTTTATGTTGAAGCAAAGATAAAGATTTTAGTATTGAGATATTAGTATTGAGTGTTGAGATTCTTCCAGAAACCTATTACACAGAGGTTCACAAAGAAGACACAGAGACTCACAGAGCTTTCGGAGTTTGTGATTTGTGATTTGGAATTTCACACTTATATACCCATCTCTATCTGGAAACGCACATACCAGTTTTGCTTTGATGTCCCGTCAAAATAGTCAAGGTCGTCAAGTGTCAATTCCATTTGGGCTTTAAAGGCATGCTCCCATATATATTTGGTAACCCCGAGGCTGAATTGTTTTGCATCAGGAGCAAAAGCCTGTATGTCACGGTGAACATCCTGTGTTGAGAACCTGCCTATAACTTCATAATTTGAAGGAAACAAATAGCTCGCCTGGTAATCAAACCCGTGGCCGGTAAAAACATATTCTCTATCGGTTATGTCATCAGGATTATACGTCACCGGATTTTTGGCAATACGCTGCATATAAGCTGCCATAAAAGCCCAGCCGTCATATTTAAACATAGCATCAGCAAGTATTGAGCGCATGTCGCGCTTTTCAAACAAGTCATTGCCCAGTTGGCCTTGCGTGCGGCGTGCCTTATTGTTGTACTGGTAGGCCCCGGATATCATAAGCTTTGGTGCCTGCTCCCGCATAAGGTCTCCTTCAAAATAGGTGCCGTCTTTGGTAAACGCCCCAAATGGAAAGAGTTCTGCCTTACCGGTATACGCCAGCCCGTTATCAGGCTCGTCAGTACTATTACGGCCTTCTCCCATAGATATAGCGCCTTTAAAGTTATAGCTAAACTTATCTTTAAACTCATTAAGATTATGTACCTGAAAACCAAAATCACGGTCAATAGTAAAACGCGCGTTGTTTATTGTCCTGTCTGTAAGCTGCAAACCCCCTGAAGAATTTACCCTCTGCCTGTTGCCCGGAAGCTTTGTCTGCCCGAAGCCAATGTTCCAATGGCGGTTTGGGCGGTAAAAAATCATCGCATCCCTTATTATATTTATGTTTTCGCCTTCACGCACTTCGCCAACATCTCCTGGTGCAAAAGATAATTGCAGTGCATATAAGAATTTCGGGTTACCCACATACCCGTCAAACCTCAGGCGAAGGCGTCGAATCTGTCCGTCTATTGCAGCTTCTTCATCTTCTTCCTGCAGGTAGGTTACCCTGTTTTGCATCCGGAATCGTATATTGAGCTGGAAAAGGCTGTCAGGTGAGGTTAAGCCTAATCCTTTACCATAGTTGTAGTAAGGCAGCGCCGAAAGTTTAAGGTCATTATCGGTAGTTGTACGTTTTATATCAATCTGAGACCAGACAGAAATGCTTATGAGCATCATTAACAGCAGCAAAATTTTCTTCATTAGTTGTTACTTTTAATTTATGATGCTGTAATTTTGCGCCGGGAATCTGGAAAATTTTAGTAATCCTGCAAAAACAGCCATAAGCGTTAATTTTTCGCAAACTTAATATTAAATTTTCCATGCCAATGTTATCATATTATTACCATTTAGAAAATTTAAAGTTATGCCTGTATATATAGGATATCATTTTACAATAATACCAAAAGACCCCGGAGCTGAAATTTTGCTTGCCGAACTGGGCGAACTTCCTTTTGAAAGTTTTGAGGAAACAGAGAACGGCCTGTCAGCTTATATTCAAAAAGAATTTTGGAATGAGGATATTCTTAAGGATGTTTTTATCCTGAAATCGGATGAGTTTAAAGTTCAATATACTCATGAAGATATTGAGCAGGTAAACTGGAATGAAGAATGGGAAAAGAATTTTGAGCCGATTGCAGTAAATGATGAGTGCTATGTGCGGGCACCATTCCATGAAAAGAAAGATGTGAAGTATGATATTGTGATTGAGCCTAAAATGAGCTTTGGCACAGGCCATCATGAAACTACGTTTATGATGATACAGCACCTGCTTGAAACTGATGTTACCGGTATGAAAACACTTGACATGGGCTGCGGTACTGCGATACTCGCCATACTTGCCGAAATGAAAGGCGCCAAGCCTATTGATGCCATAGATATTGACAACTGGTGCTACCTTAACTCTGTTGAAAATGCAGAGCGTAATAATTGCAGCCATATAAGCGTTTATGAGGGTGATGCGGCACTGCTTCAAGGTAAAAGCTACGACCTGATTATTGCAAATATCAACAGGAATATTTTGCTTCAGGATATGAAGCAGTACGCAGATTGCCTGAATAAAGGGGGGCTTTTATTATTGAGCGGCTTTTATGAAGAAGACATGCCGTATATTGATGAAGCGTGTTCTGCCAACGGCCTTGAGTTTGTAAAAAAGCACCAAAAGAACAATTGGGTTTCTTTGAAATATAATAAATTAGCCTAAATAATTAGTTTTAAGATGAGTACAAAAGAGAAGGTTTTAGAAGAAGTGCTGCTTGATGAGCAAACATCTTTTAATAATGAGATAGTATTGTACAACGATGAGGTAAATACTTTTGACCATGTGATTGAAACATTAATGCGCGTATGCCGGCATACTGCTGAGCAGGCCGAGCAGTGTTCGCTCATAGTACATTACAACGGTAAATGCACCGTAAAGACCGGTGAGATAAGCGAGCTGAAGCCGCAATGCACCCAATTGCTTGAAGCAGGGCTTAGTGCGGAGATAGTTTAATCACGTAAATTTTATAAAATGCAAGGCTTCATGACGAAGCCTTTTTTATTGATTTTGTATAAGAATCAGTTATAAACTGCAAAAAGGATAAAAACACATTTTACAATATCTTAATTGTCTGTTAAGATATATGCAATTTGTATATTAGCCTTCAAAAAATATTTTGCGCAGTTATTTACTCTCCCTGCTTTTCTTGTCATTAATCCTGAATGCACAGGAGCTACCACCTATTGTAAAATACAGTACTGATGCCTATGGCGCAGGCAACCAGAACTGGATGATAAGCCAGGACAGCCGCAAGTTTATGTATTTTGCGAATAACGAGGGGTTGCTGGAGTTTAACGGTACAGCATGGACGCTTTACCCCTCGCCTAACGAAACCATCATACGCTCGGTGAATGTAATTGGCGACAGGATATACACAGGCTGCTACATGGAATTTGGTTACTGGCAGCGAAGCGCAAACGGAAGCCTGAAGTATCATTCTTTAAGCCATAAAATAAAAAATAAGATTCTTGATGATGAGCAATTCTGGAATATTGCAGGCCATGACCAGTGGATAATCTTCCAGTCGCTGAACCAGATCTTTATATACGATACAAAAAGCGGTAAATTCAATATAATAAAGCCCGAAACAGGTGTTAATAAAGTATTTACAGTAAATAATACTGTTTTTTACCAAACCTTTGGCACCGGCCTTTTTGAAATTGAAAACGGCAGAAGCAAACCAATTAGTAAAGACCCGGTGTTGCTGGCCAACAAAATTGTAAACATTTTTCACAAAGACGATGCATACCTTTTGCAAACGCAGTTTAACGGGCTTTTTACTTTAAGGGATGGTGCAATAAACAAATGGCAGACAGCTGCCGATGCCGAACTCTCATCGAGCAGTATTTACAGCAGCCGTATGCTTAGTGACGGCAGCCTAGCGCTGGGCACAGTAAGCAATGGTATATTCATCGTTTCTCCGGAAGGCAGCACCCGCTACCATATTACGCAAAACAGGGGGCTTAGCAATAACACAGCGCTTTCGGTTTTTGAAGATGCCGACAAAAATTTATGGATAGGCCTTGATAACGGCATCAACTGCATCAACCTTAAAAGCGGACTGCGGAGCTTTGTAGATGATACCGGTTTCTTAGGCACCGTTTACGCCTCAATATTACATCAAGGCAATTTATATATCGGCACCAACCAGGGCCTTTTTTATAAGCCTTATGGCAGCAGCGCCGACCTGAAGTTTATACCCGGCACAAAAGGCCAGGTATGGTCATTATATGCTTACAACGGCATATTGCTATGCGGGCATGACTCCGGCACTTATATAATATCTAATGGTAGTGCAAGCCATATCTTTACAGCATCAGGCACATGGAAATTTGAGCCGCACCCAACAAACCCGCAGCTACTGTTACAGGGTAATTATCACGGCATTTCAGTATTAGAGAGAACTGCTGCCGGATGGAAATTCCGTAACTGGATAAAAGGCTTTGATTACTCAAGCCGCTACTTTGAAACTGCCGACAATGATATTTATATAAGCCATGAGTATAAAGGTGTTTTCAGGATTACGGCCGATGCTGGTTTTACACAAGCTATTGCTTTTGAAGCATATAAACACCCTGCAAAAGGAAAAAATTCCAGTCTGGCAAAATTCAACAACACCATTTATTATGCTTCAAAAGACGGCTTTTTCAGATTAAATAGCAAGTCAAAGCAGTTTACAAAAGACAATGCCCTTACAAAGATATTACAACAAGACACCTACACTTCGGGTAAGCTCACCGCAGATAAATCAAACAGGTTGTGGTTTTTTACTAAGAATTATATCAATTATTTTTCGTCAGGTAAACTCAACACGGCATTAAAACACAATGTAATACCCATACCTTCATCACTTACCAACTCGATGCTGGGGTTTGAAAACATAACACAGCTAAGCCCAAGCAATTACCTTGTAGGTACAACCGATGGTTATTATACTATAAATACATCTAATCTCTTATTTAACAACTATGATATAAGCATTACAGGTGTTGCGGCAAACAAAATGAACAAACCGGCTCAAAAAGCAATGATGCAGGGCGATTCAGAATTTCCGTATGCCGAAAATAACCTGACTTTTTATTTTACCGTTCCTGAATATGATAAATATGTAAATGCACAATTTCAATATCTTCTTGAAGGTATGCAGGACGAGTGGAGTGAATGGAACGCACGGGCATTTGTGAATTTTAAAAACTTACCTTCGGGCTCTTATATATTTAAAGTCAGGGCTAAAACCGGAAGCAATGTATCCAAACCTGCAACATACACATTTACAGTACTGAAACCCTGGTATCGAACTAATGTCGCCATAGCTATTTACTTGGTCATTGCGGTTATTGCAGCATACTTTATTAACCGTGCTTATAAAAATTACTACAACAGGCAGCGTGAAAAATTGATCGAAGAAAATAACCGCTTACTTGAAATAAAAGAGCTGGAAAATGAACAGCAGCTCATGAAAATTAAGAATGAGCAGCTTCAGCAGGAATTTGAAAATAAAAATCGTGAGCTGGCTGTATCAACCATGAACCTTATCAAGAAAAATGAACTGCTTTCTGCCATAAAAGACGACCTTAAAAAGAATTCAGAAAATTCTGGTGAAAGAAATGTTAAATCAGTCATCGCTACTATTAATAAAAATATTAATGAAGATGATACCTGGGATATGTTTAAGGAAGCCTTTAATAATGCAGATAAAGATTTCCTGAAAAAGATGAAAGCAGCCCACCCACTGCTGACTCCAAACGATCTTCGCCTTTGCGCATATCTTCGCCTCAATCTTTCATCAAAAGAAATAGCCCCGTTGCTTAATATTTCGGTTCGCAGTGTTGAGATAAAGCGATATCGTTTGCGCAAAAAAATGGATTTACCTCACGAATTAGGCCTTGTTGAGTATATACTGTCTGTTTAATCAGCCACAACATCGGGATAAATTACCTATACAACACCTCAACAATCCGCTATTTACAAGGTTTTCGTAAAGCCTATCTAGTACTTCAATAACCCGTCGCATTCTACTCTTTAAGTAGTATTTACTAACGTTTTCTTAAATTAACTGATGTATATTTCAAATGTATATTTTTTGTACAGGTTAATTTTAAATTATCAAATTATTAGTACGCTACTTTTAGATATTCACAAAAACCAATTTATATGAAGCCAAAATTATTTTTGATTGCATTTATCCTCTTCAGCTCGTTTTGCTTTGCGCAAAATATTGAGGTGAAGGGTACGGTAAATGAGGCGGCAACCGGTATGCCTATACCCGGGGTAACTGTCGCAGTAAAAAATTCTCAATTAGGCACCGTTACAGATATTGACGGAAACTTTGCAATAAGTGTCCCTTCGGGTTCTGTTCTTGTTTTTTCATCAATAGGCTTTCAACCATTTGAGCAAGCCGTAAATGAAAGCCGTACATTAACTGTAACTTTAAGCGAAGACACACGCACTCTTGACGAAGTTGTTGTTATTGGTTACGGTACACAGCGCCGCCGCGAGGTAACTGGTGCAGTAAGTGTTGTTAATGCTGAAGTAATTGAAAATCTTCGCCCAATAAAAATTGAGCAGGCATTGCAGGGCACAGTGCCGGGCGTAAATGTTACAACACAATCTGGTGCGCCAGGTGCAGGATTGAATGTAAGAATCCGTGGTATTGCTACTAACGGTAACGCTGAACCGCTTGTATTAATTGATGGTATTATTAGCGGCATGTCTTTCAGCGACCTGAACTTTAATGATATAGAAAGTATAACAGTGCTTAAAGATGCCCAGGCCGCTATATATGGTACAGCAGGTGCTAATGGCGTTATACTTGTTACTACCAAAAAAGGCAGAAAGAACATGAAACCGGTATTCTCTTATAACAATTACTTCGGATTTCAGGAAACTTCAAGAAAACTCCCTTTGCTGAATGCTACTGAGTATGCCCTGCTTCTAAACGAGCGCTATGCTAACGGCGGACAGGCAGTGCCTTTCCCTGATGTATCAAATCTTGGCGAAGGCACTGACTGGCAAGATCAGGTTTTCAGGAAAGGTGCTCCTATAATTCAACATGACTTTAGTGTTCAGGGTGGAAGTGATAAGACCACATATATGATTAGCGGGCAGCACTTTGAACAGGACGGTATAGTTGGTAATGCAGATAAGTCTCATTTCGAGCGAAATAACATCAGAGCAGCCATGAATGTTGATGTTACCGAAAAATTCAAGCTTAACTCTAATGTTATTTATACATGGTTAAACAGGAATTCGTTTAATGAAAACACCCTTGGTTCAGTACTGTTTAATGCTATCAATACTCCATCAATATATTCACCATACACATCAACGGGTGATTTTACACAACTGCCTATATCGTCATCTCCTGGCAACCCGGGCGGTACGTTGGGTAATGAAATAATCAATCCATTGGCACAAATTGCCAATACGTTTCAGGAGTACAAACTGCGTAGGTTCTTTGGCAACATTGGCCTTGACTGGGATATTGTAGACAACCTTACCTTTACTTCAAGGTTTGGTTATAACACCCAGGATGCTGATGAAAGGATTTTCAACAAACAAATATCTTACGGCGGAAAAGTCTTTGATAATGTAAGGAGTACAGTAAACCAGAATGCATTTAACAATAACGACTTTACTTTTGATGCTTATTTCAACTACAAAAAGTCTTTTGCTGAAACACATAATTTTGCTGTAACTCTTGGTACAACTATATTCAAGACATGGGGCACCGGATTATATGCTACAGGATTTGACGTGCCTAATAACTCATGGGATTTTGCCTATGTAGAGCTTACTACAGGCACTGCACCTAATAAAAATGTGGGTTCTTATATATATGACGACAGGAGGACATCATACTTTGCAAGGCTTCAATACGACTTTAAGGGGCGCTATCTCCTTTCCGGCATGATACGCCGCGATAACTCAAACAGGTTTGGTTCAAATTACCGTTCAGCATGGTTCCCGTCAGTTACCGGCGGATGGATTATTACGGACGAATCATTCTTCCCTGAAAATAAAGTGCTTACGTTTGCTAAACTTCGTGCAAGCTACGGTTTGATGGGTAATGACCTTATCGGTTCTTATCTGTATCAATCAAGGCTAAGCGGCGAAGGAACATATGTTTTTGACGGCCAACTGGTAAATGGTGTAGCACCTGGCATATTGCCAACATATGATGTACGCTGGGAAGCAGCAAGAAAATTTGATGCCGGCCTTGATTTGAGAATGTTTAATGATAAACTGGAAATAACCGCAGACTACTTTTATGATAAAAGGGCTGACTTGCTGATTCCAGGAATTCCGGTAACAGCTTTAACCGGCATTGCTGGCCCTGGTGCAGGCTATCCTACACTTAATGCCGGAGATGTTGTAAATAAAGGGTTTGATCTGGGACTAAATTATAAGGGTAAGGCGGGTGACTTTGGTTACACGGTAAATTACAATGTGTCTTTCATTAATAATGAGGTTACTTATATTAAAGATAATAACATACTACAGGGGGGTGCATTCGGCGTAGGGCAGCCAGCTATTACACGTATGGAAGTAGGCCAGCCACTGGGCTATTTCTACGGATACCAAATGGATGGTATATTCCAGACACCAGAAGAAGTTGCTGCACATCCGTCTCAATTTGCTGTTGGCGGTGTTGAAGCACAACCGGGTGATATACGTTATAAAGACACTAATGGAGACGGTGTTATCAACGCGAATGACAAGACAAACATTGGTGACCCTATTCCTGACGCTACGATGGGTATCAATATTGCGCTGAACTATAAAGGCTTTGATTTTGTAGCCTATGGGTTTGCTTCAATAGGAAATGACATGGTACGCAATTATGAAAGGACATCGACTGACGTACAGCGCATGAACTATACACTAGACCGTTGGACAGGCCCGGGCACAAGTAATAGTGTTCCGCGTGTAACAACAGGTGCAACCGGTAACAATGTTTTCTCAAGCTATTTTGTTGAAGACGCTTCGTACTTCAGGATTCAGAATGTGCAGCTTGGCTATACAATTAATCCTGAATTTACAAAAAAGGCGTGGCTTGATAAAGTAAGGATTTATGTAGGTGCAAATAACCTGTACACTTTTACAAAATATATGGGTTATGATCCCGGCGCTTCAAGTGGCGATCCTCTTTCATCAGGTATTGATTACGGATTTTACCCTGTACCAAGAACATATCTTGTTGGCTTAAACTTAAATTTCTAAGAAAATGAAAAGAAAAATTATTACAGCCATTATGGCTTTAAGTATACTTACCACTGTAAGCATTTCATGTACAGACGAGTACCTTCCTACAACTCCTGATGGGTTTATAGGTTCAGAAAATTTTTTCAATAGTGAAGAAGATTATTATAAAGCGCTTGTAGGGGCATACGATATACTGCAATCAACGTATGCAAACGTTATTTTAGGCGAAATTGCTTCAGATAATACATATGCGGGCGGAGAAAGCGCTACAGACGTTATAGGATGGCAGCAGGTTGATAACATGACCCATACCCCTATTAACAGCAATCTTCGTGATATATGGAACTGGATGTTTGCCGGTGTGTACAGAACCAGCTACATAATGGAATTTAAAGACAAAACAGATTTTGACGGAAAAGACCAGATTATTGCTGAGACAAGATTTTTAAGGGCTTATTACCATTTTGAACTTGTAAAATGGTTTGGCGGTATTCCTTTAAAAGGTGATGCACGTTTTAAATTAGGTGATGAAAGAACTATACCACGTTCAAGCAAGGTAGAGGTATATCAGGCTATTGAGCAGGATTTGCTGCTTGCTATTGAAGACCTTAACCCTACCCCGCCGCAGGTTGGGCGTGTAAGCAAAGCTGCTGCACAGGCGTTACTGGGT
This genomic interval carries:
- a CDS encoding rhomboid family intramembrane serine protease; this encodes MDNNIVMFLIIGANALVSYKGFNDISFFRKYEFHIGSIRAGEQYRMFTSAFLHADVMHLVFNMLTLYFFAPVVIVYMGMLPFVLIYLASLFCGSLLTLYFHKNDYNYRAIGASGAVTGVLYSSILLRPDMTIGLFFFIGIPAYVFGIGYLLYSIYGMRAKNDNIGHTAHFGGALGGYIITLSRMPEMIYDNTLMVVLLLIPIILLFVLAKLGKI
- a CDS encoding lysophospholipid acyltransferase family protein; this translates as MHYLAFIIIYPILLFISILPFRVLYFFSDLAYVLVYYIIGYRKSTVRLNLKLTLPHLSGRDRLKIEKKFYHHFCDTFVEMIKTMTISDREINKRFKLENMELVTEFEKKGKSVVLICAHYGSYEWLLVMNRFLTTHKGFGIYKRINNKYFDKLVRDIRGKFDAELIDTKETIPVMKDNQRKGILGYYGFISDQSPKIHRVPYWGQFFGMEVPVHAGAEMLAKKLDMNVMFVKGKKARRGYYSAEFIPFEGTPKDTPLYEITDRFLRLLEEQIREVPEYYLWTHKRFKHRRNDPPATNGTTA
- a CDS encoding aminotransferase class V-fold PLP-dependent enzyme, with amino-acid sequence MLTSEQTMIGTELEQYFLPFRKNIIGIGQEFPSPFGMQRMVYTDWTASGRLYRPIEEKIINEFGPYVANTHTETTVSGTAMTNAYHEARHIIKHHVNAGPDDVLITYGTGMTGVINKFQRILGLKVPEQLRGYTNIPDEARPVVFVSHMEHHSNQTSWLETIARVEIIPACPEGLLCLDSFAALLAKYKDHPLKIASITACSNVTGIKTPYYEVAKLMHRNNGLCFVDFACSAPYVHIDMHPADSEAWLDAIFFSPHKFLGGPGTSGVLIFNKKLYSNTVPDHPGGGTVKWTNPWGGHKYFDDIEEREDGGTPGFLQVIKTALAIKLKEQMGVEKILQREKELIDYAFAQLEQVANLTLLAPQHKNRLGVISFYIDGLHFNLGVKLLNDRFGIQTRGGCSCAGTYGHYLLHVDEEQSNYLTEKISCGDLKEKPGWIRMSIHPTTTNAEIQYVCKSIKQLAENHPDWAKDYQYNPASNEFVHNAARPVEDSMVKQWFRL
- a CDS encoding OprO/OprP family phosphate-selective porin encodes the protein MKKILLLLMMLISISVWSQIDIKRTTTDNDLKLSALPYYNYGKGLGLTSPDSLFQLNIRFRMQNRVTYLQEEDEEAAIDGQIRRLRLRFDGYVGNPKFLYALQLSFAPGDVGEVREGENINIIRDAMIFYRPNRHWNIGFGQTKLPGNRQRVNSSGGLQLTDRTINNARFTIDRDFGFQVHNLNEFKDKFSYNFKGAISMGEGRNSTDEPDNGLAYTGKAELFPFGAFTKDGTYFEGDLMREQAPKLMISGAYQYNNKARRTQGQLGNDLFEKRDMRSILADAMFKYDGWAFMAAYMQRIAKNPVTYNPDDITDREYVFTGHGFDYQASYLFPSNYEVIGRFSTQDVHRDIQAFAPDAKQFSLGVTKYIWEHAFKAQMELTLDDLDYFDGTSKQNWYVRFQIEMGI
- the prmA gene encoding 50S ribosomal protein L11 methyltransferase; translated protein: MPVYIGYHFTIIPKDPGAEILLAELGELPFESFEETENGLSAYIQKEFWNEDILKDVFILKSDEFKVQYTHEDIEQVNWNEEWEKNFEPIAVNDECYVRAPFHEKKDVKYDIVIEPKMSFGTGHHETTFMMIQHLLETDVTGMKTLDMGCGTAILAILAEMKGAKPIDAIDIDNWCYLNSVENAERNNCSHISVYEGDAALLQGKSYDLIIANINRNILLQDMKQYADCLNKGGLLLLSGFYEEDMPYIDEACSANGLEFVKKHQKNNWVSLKYNKLA
- a CDS encoding ATP-dependent Clp protease adaptor ClpS, which gives rise to MSTKEKVLEEVLLDEQTSFNNEIVLYNDEVNTFDHVIETLMRVCRHTAEQAEQCSLIVHYNGKCTVKTGEISELKPQCTQLLEAGLSAEIV
- a CDS encoding triple tyrosine motif-containing protein; protein product: MRSYLLSLLFLSLILNAQELPPIVKYSTDAYGAGNQNWMISQDSRKFMYFANNEGLLEFNGTAWTLYPSPNETIIRSVNVIGDRIYTGCYMEFGYWQRSANGSLKYHSLSHKIKNKILDDEQFWNIAGHDQWIIFQSLNQIFIYDTKSGKFNIIKPETGVNKVFTVNNTVFYQTFGTGLFEIENGRSKPISKDPVLLANKIVNIFHKDDAYLLQTQFNGLFTLRDGAINKWQTAADAELSSSSIYSSRMLSDGSLALGTVSNGIFIVSPEGSTRYHITQNRGLSNNTALSVFEDADKNLWIGLDNGINCINLKSGLRSFVDDTGFLGTVYASILHQGNLYIGTNQGLFYKPYGSSADLKFIPGTKGQVWSLYAYNGILLCGHDSGTYIISNGSASHIFTASGTWKFEPHPTNPQLLLQGNYHGISVLERTAAGWKFRNWIKGFDYSSRYFETADNDIYISHEYKGVFRITADAGFTQAIAFEAYKHPAKGKNSSLAKFNNTIYYASKDGFFRLNSKSKQFTKDNALTKILQQDTYTSGKLTADKSNRLWFFTKNYINYFSSGKLNTALKHNVIPIPSSLTNSMLGFENITQLSPSNYLVGTTDGYYTINTSNLLFNNYDISITGVAANKMNKPAQKAMMQGDSEFPYAENNLTFYFTVPEYDKYVNAQFQYLLEGMQDEWSEWNARAFVNFKNLPSGSYIFKVRAKTGSNVSKPATYTFTVLKPWYRTNVAIAIYLVIAVIAAYFINRAYKNYYNRQREKLIEENNRLLEIKELENEQQLMKIKNEQLQQEFENKNRELAVSTMNLIKKNELLSAIKDDLKKNSENSGERNVKSVIATINKNINEDDTWDMFKEAFNNADKDFLKKMKAAHPLLTPNDLRLCAYLRLNLSSKEIAPLLNISVRSVEIKRYRLRKKMDLPHELGLVEYILSV